Proteins from one Telopea speciosissima isolate NSW1024214 ecotype Mountain lineage chromosome 1, Tspe_v1, whole genome shotgun sequence genomic window:
- the LOC122655485 gene encoding 50S ribosomal protein L3-1, chloroplastic-like, translating to MDKGFIGVKSHDRLQDTTFPSVNGALFLCSFPFVYLYWNFKNSHSLPSFVVLSRRTYLSSYSHKTNLPSLSSLSVLFNPQTETIKQFHSHKSFTVVMSYEAGIGVMGTKLGMTTYFEPKGTAVPEIVIGFREGNIVTQLKTESTDSYNAVQVGYRSVRDKKITKPEMGHLNKVGAIPMMHLQEFRLVCVEGLEPNQRLIVDEIFNEGDLVDISRKSIRKGFQGGIKRHNFRRGPMTHGSKSHRALGSSGAGTTPGHVYKGKKMPGRMGGTKTKIRKLKIMKIDNELRFVIVKGAVPGKPGNLLQITPAKIVGKNIPKNYQLQCVSCCVMFFIVSVSFHQKFSMHVVCTQ from the exons ATGGATAAGGGATTTATTGGAGTAAAGTCCCACGATCGGTTGCAAGACACTACCTTCCCCAGCGTCAATGGCGCTCTCTTTTTATGCTCGTTTCCCTTTGTCTATCTGTACTGGAACTTCAAAAACTCACACTCGTTGCCCTCCTTCGTCGTGCTCTCTCGCCGGACCTATCTCTCGAGTTACTCTCACAAAACCAATCTCCCATCCCTATCTTCACTCTCTGTTCTCTTCAATCCCCAAACAGAGACAATCAAACAATTCCATAGTCATAAATCCTTCACTGTAGTTATGAGCTATGAAGCCGGAATTGGAGTAATGGGTACAAAGCTCGGAATGACGACCTACTTCGAGCCTAAGGGAACTGCTGTTCCAGAGATAGTAATCGGTTTCAGAGAAGGAAACATCGTGACTCAATTGAAAACCGAGTCCACTGATAGCTACAATGCAGTTCAAGTAGGATATAGAAGCGTGAGAGACAAGAAGATCACAAAACCTGAAATGGGTCACCTCAACAAGGTGGGAGCCATTCCCATGATGCATCTCCAGGAGTTTCGTCTTGTCTGTGTTGAGGGCTTGGAGCCCAATCAGAGACTCATCgttgatgaaatttttaatgaaGGTGATCTTGTTGATATCTCCAGAAAATCTATCCGCAAGGGCTTCCAAG GTGGGATCAAAAGGCATAATTTCCGGCGAGGTCCGATGACTCACGGTTCAAAGAGTCACAGAGCTTTGGGTTCCAGTGGAGCTGGAACAACGCCTGGACATGTTTATAAAGGGAAGAAGATGCCTGGAAGGATGGGAGGAACGAAGACGAAGATCAGGAAGCTTAAGATTATGAAGATTGATAATGAACTCAGATTTGTGATTGTCAAGGGTGCGGTTCCTGGGAAGCCTGGGAATCTTCTGCAGATTACGCCGGCCAAGATTGTGGGGAAGAACATACCCAAGAATTATCAACTCCAATGTGTTTCGTGTTGTGTTatgttttttattgtttctgtttctttccaTCAGAAATTTTCCATGCATGTTGTTTGTACTCAATAG